Proteins from one Coregonus clupeaformis isolate EN_2021a chromosome 29, ASM2061545v1, whole genome shotgun sequence genomic window:
- the LOC121544297 gene encoding zinc transporter 1-like, whose product MALERNRLRLLCMMSMTFAFFIVEVVVSRMTASLSMLSDSFHMLSDVIALVVALIAVHFSEKTQATSKNTFGWIRAEVMGALVNAVFLTALCFTIILQAVERFTVPHEIESPGVVIGVGAAGLLVNLLGLLLFHGHAGHGHSHGGCHGINKLHKSEGVGRESIEDETSRSILFDCSLKTGDLRAGPGGDQEIPNKDNLEVHMKDISLEELNESHHDSASQLNMQGVFLHVLGDALGSVIVVVNALTFTYVWQPCHAGETCVNPCYNSHDYTDHHQQHVNATLVTMLGSSTQTTVHLTGPCWVLYLDPTLCIIMVGFLLYTTFPLLKESALILLQTVPKQIDMHRLLARLRGLDGVLSVHDLHIWQLAGSRIIATAHIKCLDPANYMDVAKRIKGLFHDEGIHATTVQPEFVTVNFESNIYACELSCRTQCAPKLCCGSFDRTALGGPVGEEVVSSQSTSIQQSPSAATIKLTAMQSPKAAIYTETESSV is encoded by the exons ATGGCTTTGGAACGAAATCGTCTCCGACTGCTCTGCATGATGTCCATGACTTTTGCGTTTTTCATTGTTGAGGTTGTTGTCAGCCGTATGACTGCTTCCCTGTCAATGCTGTCAGACTCTTTCCATATGCTGTCGGATGTCATAGCCCTGGTTGTGGCCCTGATTGCTGTGCACTTCTCTGAGAAAACTCAAGCAACGAGTAAAAATACTTTCGGTTGGATCAGAGCAGAAGTGATGGGTGCTCTGGTCAACGCCGTGTTCCTGACTGCCCTGTGCTTTACCATCATTCTTCAGGCAGTCGAGCGGTTCACAGTGCCTCACGAGATTGAGAGTCCCGGAGTGGTTATTGGAGTTGGAGCTGCGGGACTTCTTGTAAACTTGCTAGGTCTTTTGTTGTTCCACGGACACGCAGGACACGGTCACTCGCATGGTGGCTGTCATGGAATTAACAAACTTCACAAATCCGAGGGAGTAGGGAGAGAATCCATTGAAGATGAGACCAGTAGGTCTATCCTGTTTGATTGCAGTCTGAAGACAGGGGATCTCAGAGCAGGTCCAGGAGGAGATCAAG AAATCCCCAATAAGGACAACCTTGAGGTCCACATGAAGGACATCTCCCTGGAGGAGTTGAACGAGAGCCATCATGACTCTGCTTCACAGCTCAACATGCAGGGTGTCTTCCTCCATGTGCTGGGTGATGCCCTCGGCTCTGTCATCGTTGTGGTCAACGCTCTCACCTTCACCTACGTGTGGCAGCCTTGCCATGCTGGAGAGACCTGTGTCAACCCATGCTACAACAGCCACGACTACACTGACCACCACCAACAACATGTCAATGCTACACTGGTCACCATGCTTGGTAGTAGTACCCAGACTACAGTGCACCTCACTGGGCCTTGCTGGGTGCTCTACCTCGACCCCACACTCTGCATCATCATGGTGGGCTTCTTACTCTATACCACCTTCCCTCTCCTGAAGGAGTCAGCCCTCATCCTCCTACAGACTGTTCCTAAACAGATAGACATGCACCGGCTGCTGGCTAGGCTCAGGGGTCTGGATGGTGTGTTGTCTGTCCATGACCTACACATCTGGCAGCTGGCAGGGAGCAGGATCATTGCCACAGCACACATCAAATGCCTAGACCCTGCTAACTACATGGATGTGGCCAAGCGAATCAAAGGCCTCTTTCATGATGAGGGTATCCATGCCACGACGGTTCAACCAGAGTTTGTTACTGTTAACTTTGAATCTAATATTTACGCCTGTGAGCTGTCCTGTCGGACGCAGTGTGCCCCGAAGCTGTGCTGTGGAAGCTTTGACAGAACAGCACTAGGAGGACCTGTTGGAGAAGAGGTTGTTTCTTCTCAGTCAACCTCAATACAACAGTCACCCTCTGCAGCTA